Proteins co-encoded in one Conger conger chromosome 4, fConCon1.1, whole genome shotgun sequence genomic window:
- the LOC133127272 gene encoding corticoliberin-like has translation MKLNFLVSTVVLLVALLPRYECRAIESQGAVQQDPGPQSDLRQQSLPVLVRLGEEYFIRLGNANSPMSTTDVSSDASSATINRALQLQLTHRLLQGKVGNISRLVSSYANQLDDSTERGKRSEEPPISLDLTFHLLREVLEMARAEQLAQQAHSNRKMMEIFGK, from the coding sequence aTGAAGCTCAATTTCCTTGTGTCCACTGTGGTTCTGCTTGTTGCTCTTCTACCGCGCTATGAATGTAGAGCTATCGAAAGCCAGGGCGCTGTCCAGCAAGACCCTGGTCCCCAGTCTGATCTACGGCAGCAGTCTCTTCCCGTATTGGTGCGACTGGGAGAGGAATATTTCATTCGTCTTGGCAACGCAAATTCACCCATGTCCACAACAGACGTGTCCTCCGATGCGTCCTCAGCAACCATCAACAGAgctctgcagctgcagctcacGCATCGTCTTTTGCAGGGCAAAGTTGGCAACATCAGCCGCCTTGTAAGCAGCTACGCGAACCAGCTTGATGACTCGACGGAGAGAGGAAAGCGATCCGAAGAGCCTCCCATTTCGTTGGACCTGACATTCCACCTGCTTAGAGAAGTATTAGAAATGGCTCGAGCTGAACAATTAGCGCAACAGGCACATAGCAACAGAAAAATGATGGAAATCTTCGGGAAGTAA